In Desulfomonile tiedjei, the following proteins share a genomic window:
- a CDS encoding DinB family protein → MKADDVVREELLALLAGGNAHMGFDDVIANFPLEHINTKAPNTPYSFWHFVEHIRIAQWDILEFIRNTHHVSPEYPEGYRPHPDETTDEKGWRKSIDQMQGDLKALKDIVRDRKTDLFAPIPHAPNYTIFREIVLAADHNAYHVAEIAIMRQILDIWPDDSKYLTGKPD, encoded by the coding sequence ATGAAAGCGGACGACGTGGTGAGAGAAGAACTTCTCGCGTTGTTAGCGGGTGGTAACGCGCACATGGGCTTCGACGACGTGATTGCTAATTTCCCTTTGGAGCACATCAACACCAAGGCCCCCAATACTCCGTATTCCTTCTGGCATTTCGTGGAACACATCCGTATCGCCCAGTGGGATATCCTGGAATTCATAAGGAACACGCATCACGTTTCACCTGAATATCCGGAAGGTTACCGTCCGCATCCCGACGAAACGACGGACGAGAAGGGGTGGCGGAAGAGCATCGACCAAATGCAAGGCGATCTGAAGGCGCTGAAAGATATAGTCAGGGACAGAAAAACTGACCTGTTCGCCCCGATCCCTCACGCTCCGAATTACACCATTTTCCGTGAAATAGTCCTGGCAGCCGACCACAACGCGTACCATGTAGCCGAAATCGCCATTATGCGCCAAATTCTGGACATCTGGCCTGACGACAGCAAGTACCTCACCGGCAAGCCGGATTAA
- a CDS encoding sigma 54-interacting transcriptional regulator, whose translation MAHATIMIVEDQKTLAEVLANSLASLGYEVLVKVTTGEAAIVNAEELNPDLVLMDIELEGEMDGIEAAEQITSKFNIPVVYMTAHTDESTFRRSTEPGPYGFVTKPFNIKQLQWTIEFALYKQRAEKQLRLSEAKFRDMAELMPQMLFEADLGGKITFINNSGILAAGYTWEDFERGVSFFEVVPPEDHPKLIQHMSEVRGGGRILSNEYTVVRKDGTTFPVIAYAGPIVHDNEVTGFRGVAIDTTEFKEMQKSLQEARDQLEQRVAERTAELVAANKRLQMEIQQRRKAEEEARASELRFRAIFECAQDCIYIKDHSGRYTLVNSRMENLLGLPGSEIIGKTDKELFGKTAGDHLKQVDSRVLRGEIIEEEHTRPVAGAKLTFLDIKVPLRDSDDEVVGICGISRDVTDRRRSFAATEHGESEYPSQAMRTTLAIARRVAETNSTVLLLGPSGSGKDYLARYIHDHSSRSAGPFFSINSAALPPTLAESELFGHESGSFTGAARRKRGLVELAEGGTLFLNEIAELTLPLQTKLLAFLDTKSFRRVGGDKNLSANVRIIAATNKDLEAEVEGGRFRQDLFFRLDVFSIRIPALRRRREDIPVLVQQLLSEIAKEMQISEVPAVDSSTMDKMMDYAWPGNVRELRNFLEKTLIVSRTGQFDVTETGFYRLEQGRRPTEITDFDEGSFKDTVFKLKRRLIEDALKRSGGKRHEAARLLGISRHALKRQMKTLAFDEEEDESD comes from the coding sequence ATGGCACATGCCACCATCATGATAGTGGAAGACCAAAAGACCCTTGCAGAAGTTTTAGCCAACAGCCTGGCCTCACTGGGATATGAAGTTCTCGTCAAAGTCACGACCGGGGAAGCCGCGATCGTTAATGCCGAGGAATTGAATCCTGATCTGGTTCTTATGGATATCGAGTTGGAAGGAGAAATGGACGGCATAGAAGCGGCCGAGCAAATTACCTCGAAATTCAATATCCCGGTGGTATATATGACTGCCCACACGGACGAATCCACATTCCGCCGCTCTACCGAACCGGGCCCCTACGGATTCGTTACCAAGCCCTTTAACATCAAACAACTTCAGTGGACGATAGAATTTGCCCTGTACAAACAAAGAGCCGAAAAACAGTTGAGGCTAAGTGAAGCGAAATTCAGGGACATGGCCGAACTAATGCCGCAAATGCTTTTTGAGGCCGACCTCGGCGGCAAGATCACATTTATCAATAACAGTGGCATTCTAGCCGCGGGTTACACGTGGGAGGATTTTGAGCGTGGTGTGAGTTTCTTCGAAGTAGTGCCTCCTGAGGATCATCCGAAGCTGATCCAGCATATGAGCGAAGTGCGGGGAGGCGGAAGAATTCTTAGCAATGAGTACACGGTCGTGCGAAAGGACGGCACAACTTTCCCGGTAATTGCATACGCCGGTCCGATTGTTCATGACAACGAGGTGACAGGCTTCAGAGGTGTTGCCATTGACACCACTGAATTCAAGGAAATGCAGAAGAGCCTCCAGGAGGCGCGCGATCAGCTTGAACAACGCGTAGCCGAGCGTACAGCAGAACTGGTGGCTGCAAACAAGAGACTCCAAATGGAGATCCAGCAGCGACGCAAGGCCGAAGAGGAAGCACGCGCGAGCGAGCTGCGTTTTAGAGCCATTTTTGAATGTGCTCAGGACTGCATTTATATAAAGGACCACTCCGGCAGGTACACTCTGGTCAATTCCCGCATGGAGAATCTCTTGGGGCTTCCCGGTTCGGAGATAATCGGCAAAACAGATAAGGAGCTTTTCGGGAAGACCGCGGGAGATCATTTGAAGCAAGTTGATTCCCGTGTGCTTCGAGGCGAGATCATCGAGGAAGAACATACTAGGCCGGTGGCAGGGGCCAAGCTCACATTCCTGGATATCAAGGTCCCTTTGCGCGACAGCGACGACGAGGTGGTTGGCATTTGCGGCATATCTCGCGACGTCACCGACCGCAGGAGATCTTTTGCAGCCACTGAACACGGTGAATCCGAATATCCATCGCAGGCCATGCGCACAACATTGGCTATCGCCCGCCGTGTTGCCGAGACTAATAGTACGGTCTTGTTGCTGGGCCCCAGTGGCAGCGGTAAGGATTACCTGGCAAGGTACATCCACGATCATTCCAGCCGCTCGGCTGGTCCGTTTTTTTCGATCAATTCCGCTGCCCTGCCCCCAACGTTGGCGGAATCGGAACTCTTTGGGCATGAGAGCGGATCCTTCACCGGCGCTGCGAGACGCAAGCGAGGACTGGTCGAATTGGCGGAAGGTGGAACTCTTTTTCTCAATGAAATAGCTGAGTTGACCCTGCCACTCCAGACGAAACTGTTAGCCTTTTTGGACACGAAGTCGTTCAGAAGGGTTGGCGGCGACAAGAACCTCTCGGCAAACGTCAGGATAATAGCGGCTACCAACAAAGACTTGGAGGCAGAGGTTGAAGGCGGTCGGTTTCGGCAAGACCTCTTCTTCCGTTTGGATGTCTTTTCCATACGGATTCCTGCCCTGCGCCGGAGGCGCGAAGACATCCCTGTCCTTGTGCAGCAGCTCCTATCTGAAATTGCTAAGGAAATGCAAATATCCGAGGTGCCCGCGGTGGATTCGTCCACTATGGATAAGATGATGGATTACGCGTGGCCGGGAAATGTAAGAGAGCTGCGCAACTTCTTAGAAAAAACTCTGATAGTATCGCGCACCGGGCAGTTTGATGTTACCGAAACGGGCTTTTATAGGTTGGAGCAAGGACGGCGACCGACCGAGATTACCGATTTCGACGAGGGATCGTTCAAGGACACCGTATTCAAGTTGAAGCGGCGGCTCATTGAGGATGCGCTCAAGCGGTCTGGCGGCAAGAGGCATGAAGCGGCCCGCCTCCTTGGCATTAGCCGACACGCTCTCAAAAGGCAAATGAAAACACTGGCATTTGATGAGGAGGAGGATGAGTCGGATTGA
- a CDS encoding FadR family transcriptional regulator has product MNGKRDTPSEGVFRPIRLERISEKVAGQLKKAISDGVLRVGERLPSERELAEQMGVSRPSIREAIQQLELLGIVETVHGGGSVVKNLTEQEISKPMEIVLRDDRQRVLELTEVRAFMEAWAARQAAKNRTDEELRLIRGFLEEMERDLEKGQIRPEIDFKFHAEIAAATHNTIFVHLIENIHELISYSVKVHREQVFLTRESQETIFKHHLKVFKAIQDQDAEAAEAAMREHLNFVVREFKKKMLA; this is encoded by the coding sequence ATGAACGGAAAACGTGATACCCCCTCCGAAGGTGTCTTCCGACCAATCCGCCTGGAGCGCATCTCCGAGAAGGTCGCGGGCCAATTGAAAAAAGCGATCAGTGACGGAGTCCTCCGGGTCGGGGAGCGTCTTCCCTCGGAAAGGGAACTTGCCGAACAGATGGGAGTAAGCCGGCCTTCGATTCGAGAAGCGATTCAACAGCTCGAATTGCTTGGCATTGTCGAGACGGTTCACGGCGGTGGGTCTGTTGTCAAGAACCTGACTGAACAGGAAATCAGCAAGCCCATGGAGATAGTCCTGAGGGACGACCGACAACGGGTTCTGGAACTGACCGAAGTCAGGGCGTTCATGGAAGCGTGGGCTGCCAGGCAGGCAGCAAAAAACAGGACTGATGAGGAACTGCGACTAATACGCGGGTTCTTGGAGGAAATGGAGAGGGACCTCGAGAAAGGGCAGATCAGACCTGAAATCGACTTCAAATTTCACGCCGAGATAGCGGCGGCCACTCACAACACGATCTTTGTCCACCTCATTGAAAACATCCACGAGCTTATAAGCTATTCGGTCAAGGTGCACCGGGAGCAGGTCTTCCTTACCCGGGAATCCCAAGAGACGATCTTCAAGCATCACCTCAAGGTCTTCAAGGCCATTCAAGACCAGGATGCCGAAGCCGCTGAAGCCGCCATGAGAGAGCACCTTAATTTCGTAGTCCGAGAATTCAAGAAAAAAATGTTGGCCTGA
- a CDS encoding cache domain-containing protein, giving the protein MKKQESSRGGRNLRSTISVFCIAVAMMLSATVPGFCQGQKTGITLTATDKAAMRGLCAIAEGVSNALNVYMDARVTELLVGSSLSETLREALATPGTRVNASKTLEAWRKASGAYEAILLLDITGLCLASAPTGLVDRDFASDPAFQTAIGGKPAFSDFHKSDVLTSLDPKSKGWTITIAVPMKADNKVEGVLMSFLQWSRLSELIMRVPVGKTG; this is encoded by the coding sequence GTGAAGAAGCAAGAGAGCAGTCGTGGGGGAAGAAACCTGAGGAGCACGATTTCTGTTTTCTGCATTGCCGTGGCCATGATGTTGTCGGCCACGGTTCCAGGTTTTTGCCAAGGCCAGAAAACCGGCATCACCCTTACCGCGACGGACAAGGCTGCTATGCGAGGCCTCTGCGCTATTGCAGAGGGCGTATCCAACGCGTTGAACGTGTACATGGACGCCAGAGTCACCGAATTGCTAGTCGGCTCCAGCTTAAGCGAGACTCTCAGAGAGGCCCTTGCCACGCCCGGTACGCGAGTGAATGCAAGCAAAACGTTGGAGGCATGGCGGAAGGCGTCCGGAGCATACGAAGCAATTCTGCTGCTGGATATAACAGGCCTCTGTTTGGCATCAGCGCCGACAGGCCTTGTTGATCGCGATTTCGCCAGTGACCCGGCTTTCCAGACCGCGATCGGCGGAAAACCGGCCTTTTCAGATTTTCACAAATCCGACGTCCTCACTTCTCTTGACCCCAAGTCCAAAGGCTGGACAATCACCATCGCGGTCCCCATGAAAGCGGATAATAAGGTGGAAGGGGTGCTCATGTCCTTCCTCCAATGGTCGCGGCTATCCGAATTGATCATGCGTGTACCGGTCGGCAAGACCGGCTAG
- a CDS encoding YraN family protein produces MASPHPSPKTSISWLAGQLSLHDEVCRESRTRHFPRSPPRYPLKEQNEISTRERGQKAEQIAVDHLLGQGYRVVERNFRCKLGEIDIIATQAGELVFVEVRSRKSALSLDPIHSVNRRKQQQIIKAAQFYLARRFRTPPLSRFDVVLVTLGSAPQVEVIPNAFQVDSDLYYRTS; encoded by the coding sequence ATGGCCTCCCCACACCCCTCTCCAAAAACTTCCATATCATGGCTGGCTGGGCAGCTTTCCTTGCACGACGAAGTTTGTAGGGAGAGTCGTACGCGCCATTTTCCTCGATCTCCCCCGAGGTATCCATTGAAAGAGCAGAACGAAATCTCCACTAGAGAGCGAGGGCAAAAGGCGGAACAAATTGCCGTCGATCACCTGCTCGGGCAGGGGTATCGTGTGGTGGAGAGAAATTTCCGGTGTAAGTTGGGTGAGATAGACATCATTGCCACCCAAGCCGGTGAGTTGGTTTTCGTGGAAGTTCGATCGCGAAAGTCAGCTTTGTCTCTAGATCCCATACATTCCGTTAATCGCCGAAAGCAGCAGCAGATTATCAAAGCGGCCCAGTTCTACCTGGCCAGGCGTTTTCGCACTCCGCCGCTTTCGAGGTTTGACGTGGTCTTAGTGACCCTCGGGTCCGCACCACAGGTAGAAGTCATTCCCAATGCCTTTCAGGTTGATTCCGACTTGTACTATCGTACTTCATGA
- a CDS encoding radical SAM protein, producing the protein MGASLEPSLKSIDLLIKPTLDCNAKCIYCHSLKPLNRMSLELVETIFQKWASYASKEGIEQLSINWHGGEPMIMGASFYRGVLDLERKYFPNTKISHAMQSNACLYKGEVRDVVLDLVSDRSIGACLDPCHPTRLLPTGKDYYEQSVQGCLSLIDDGFGVNMIYVVHKRSLEVVEKVYYFFKNLGVRNVLFHPLEDFQGPDYRLTSEDWGEFLRKLWTVWEDDDFALTIFPLSDWRGRIVFGEPVESCEHGLPRENQLHLVISPVGDLYPCHRFQDKDLCRIGNIESMTFDEVVQHPWANLLSESKKNLGEICSACEFVGLCRAGCVATRQPNAPTLWCPGLKDFFGFLKDRGLLDNMPAELTECDEKRCPHHGCQCE; encoded by the coding sequence ATGGGAGCAAGCTTGGAGCCATCCCTGAAAAGCATTGATCTTCTCATCAAACCCACCCTCGATTGCAATGCCAAATGCATATATTGCCACTCATTAAAACCTCTCAATCGCATGTCCCTTGAGCTTGTCGAGACGATTTTTCAGAAGTGGGCTTCCTATGCTTCCAAGGAGGGGATCGAACAACTTTCCATCAACTGGCACGGTGGAGAGCCCATGATTATGGGGGCATCGTTTTACAGGGGGGTCCTCGACCTGGAGCGAAAGTATTTTCCCAATACGAAGATCTCGCATGCCATGCAATCGAATGCGTGCTTGTACAAGGGTGAAGTTAGAGATGTCGTTCTCGATCTTGTCTCGGATAGGTCCATAGGCGCGTGTCTAGACCCTTGTCATCCCACTCGATTGCTACCCACCGGTAAGGACTATTACGAGCAGTCGGTCCAGGGCTGTTTAAGTTTGATAGATGACGGCTTTGGCGTGAACATGATTTATGTGGTTCACAAGAGGTCGCTTGAAGTAGTGGAAAAGGTCTACTATTTCTTCAAAAATTTGGGGGTTCGTAATGTCCTGTTTCACCCCCTGGAAGACTTCCAAGGCCCCGACTATCGCCTGACTTCGGAGGATTGGGGAGAATTCCTTAGAAAGTTGTGGACGGTGTGGGAGGATGACGATTTCGCCTTAACCATCTTCCCTCTCAGCGACTGGAGGGGCAGGATTGTGTTCGGCGAGCCGGTTGAATCGTGCGAGCATGGTTTGCCCAGGGAGAATCAGCTCCATCTGGTGATCTCTCCCGTGGGAGACCTTTACCCTTGCCATAGATTTCAAGACAAGGACCTTTGCCGCATAGGGAACATCGAAAGCATGACTTTCGATGAAGTCGTCCAACATCCGTGGGCGAATCTTCTGAGTGAGAGCAAAAAGAACTTGGGTGAAATCTGTTCCGCCTGCGAGTTCGTGGGCCTGTGCAGAGCCGGGTGCGTGGCCACACGTCAGCCCAATGCTCCGACTTTGTGGTGTCCGGGCTTGAAGGACTTCTTCGGATTCCTAAAGGACCGAGGACTTCTCGACAACATGCCGGCCGAGCTAACCGAATGCGACGAGAAACGGTGCCCACACCACGGGTGCCAGTGCGAATAG
- a CDS encoding activase, with protein sequence METLGICLGASTLSMVRLRREGQAITVLDTATITHEGNPRKILLETLKEVPQVRDLRIAVTGRKFINFVKLTTISEPEAMERAVAHVLDNDEFRVVVSAGGETFLVYHLDEDGRIQGIQTGNKCASGTGEFFLQQIGRMNITLDEVAALGISEHPHKVSGRCSVFCKSDCTHALNKGVPKDQVVAGLAKMMAGKIVELLKKLPKKSVALVGGSSRNQTMIHYLGHEIENLLIPEEAPYFEALGAALWALDNPTIPYTASEDVFQRKSSAFGYLKPLADFKHLVHFKDRPRGKAHSGDRTILGLDVGSTTTKGVIMRCSDKAILAADYLRTDGDPVGASRKVYRSLADQIEVPIEIVGLGVTGSGRQIAGLHAMTDGVINEIIAHAAAAVHFDPEVDTIFEIGGQDAKYTYITNGVPSDYAMNEACSAGTGSFLEESAKESLGLKVTDIGKVAYTGANPPNFNDQCAAFIGSDIKSAAQEGIPVNDIVAGLVYSICMNYSNRVKGNRPVGKKVFMQGGVCYNEAIPAAMAALTGKEIVVPPEPGLMGAFGVALEVERRIERGLLQESPFDLERLAARAVIHKKPFVCGGGKEKCDRRCEIARIEIEDKTYPFGGACNRYVNLIRHVDFDKTTLDMVDYRQKLVFRDLAAASPDDNRPTIGMNRSFLMNTYFPFFNAFFKELGYRVVLPDEVDPAGVDQQGAAFCFPVEIAHGFMSDLLQKNPDVLFLPHIRGVPTDQDNHNTCTCVFVQGETYYLSTTFDLSQSKKVIRPYLDLSRGFDGKKSEFFKIGSELGGKEQDGARAFTAGMAAQRAYQEELRSKGAEILLEIDKDPDAVAVVLFGRPYNAFASEAHKGIPGKFASRGYRVIPFDMLPFEDQELDDAATMYWSMGRMILKAARLVRNHPRLFGTYISNFSCGPDSFVVGYFRDEMGRKPSLTLELDSHTADAGLETRIEAFLDIVRHYRELESRKQIQAVKKDFRAAVTAIVEGKPVIATADGRNLPLSDPNVRIVLPAMGRFAHQALTHAFQKVGIRAHGLPPADEEVLKIGRGNSTCKECLPLQTTVGSMLNYFWNDRPEGEVTAYFMPGAGGPCRFGQYNVFSRRLIERHRIPDAAVLTLNAANGYMGLGDRFTLPAWRAIIIGDVMYETWSTLRAAAKDRESAMETFYKEWEALVGVIHKSWRQIRKQIQSSAEILGRIPLKMPYAEIPKISLIGEIYVRNDPISLQKLVEKMADRGFIVRTSQTSEWIKYVDWLIKHGIEGNPDIPFWIRYHVKRYFDRKIRNLFAPSGLFFPEVLQVEDLIQAGEKFVSPMLTGEAILTVGAALHEILHPACGIISIGPFGCMPTRVAESILSEKFTKGEKLELVLSRNGHDPSAAASLLKRTDQKLPFLAIETDGNAFPQIIEARLEAFTLQARRLHEKMLEVGH encoded by the coding sequence ATGGAAACTCTGGGAATTTGTTTGGGAGCGTCTACCCTGAGCATGGTCCGCCTGCGAAGGGAAGGTCAGGCGATTACCGTACTGGACACAGCGACCATAACCCACGAAGGCAATCCTCGAAAAATCCTGCTTGAGACCCTGAAAGAGGTCCCCCAAGTCCGTGACCTCCGCATAGCCGTCACCGGCCGGAAGTTCATCAACTTCGTTAAGCTCACCACCATTTCGGAGCCCGAGGCCATGGAAAGAGCCGTGGCCCACGTTCTGGATAATGACGAGTTCAGAGTGGTAGTGAGCGCTGGTGGGGAAACCTTTCTTGTCTATCATTTGGATGAGGACGGCAGGATTCAAGGAATACAAACCGGCAATAAATGCGCATCCGGCACCGGCGAGTTCTTTCTTCAGCAAATCGGAAGAATGAACATCACCCTGGACGAGGTGGCGGCTTTGGGCATCTCGGAGCACCCCCACAAGGTTTCAGGCAGGTGCTCTGTGTTCTGCAAGAGCGATTGCACCCACGCTTTGAACAAAGGAGTTCCAAAAGACCAGGTGGTGGCCGGCCTGGCCAAGATGATGGCCGGCAAGATCGTTGAATTGCTGAAGAAACTGCCAAAGAAGAGCGTCGCTCTGGTCGGCGGTTCGTCTCGCAACCAAACAATGATCCATTACCTCGGTCATGAGATCGAGAACCTGCTCATTCCTGAAGAGGCCCCCTATTTCGAAGCACTTGGAGCGGCCCTATGGGCGCTTGACAACCCAACAATCCCTTACACTGCTTCAGAAGACGTGTTCCAAAGAAAAAGCTCAGCCTTCGGATACCTTAAGCCGCTGGCCGATTTCAAGCATCTGGTGCACTTCAAAGACCGGCCCCGGGGCAAGGCTCATTCGGGCGATCGCACTATTCTAGGCCTGGATGTGGGTTCTACAACCACAAAAGGCGTGATCATGAGATGCAGCGACAAGGCCATTCTGGCTGCTGATTACCTCCGCACTGATGGCGACCCGGTGGGCGCTTCACGAAAGGTTTATCGGAGTCTGGCGGATCAGATCGAAGTGCCGATCGAGATCGTGGGGCTTGGCGTTACGGGTTCAGGGCGCCAGATAGCCGGACTTCATGCAATGACGGACGGCGTGATAAATGAAATCATAGCTCACGCGGCCGCGGCGGTACACTTCGACCCCGAGGTGGACACGATATTTGAAATCGGCGGCCAGGATGCGAAATACACCTATATTACCAACGGCGTACCCAGCGACTATGCCATGAACGAGGCGTGCAGCGCGGGGACCGGGTCGTTTCTGGAGGAGTCCGCCAAAGAGAGCCTGGGGCTTAAAGTCACGGACATCGGGAAGGTCGCGTACACCGGCGCCAATCCGCCCAATTTCAACGATCAATGCGCTGCATTCATCGGGTCCGACATTAAGAGCGCGGCCCAGGAGGGCATACCTGTAAATGACATCGTGGCAGGGCTCGTCTACTCGATTTGCATGAACTACTCCAACCGGGTCAAAGGAAACAGACCGGTCGGGAAGAAAGTCTTCATGCAGGGCGGGGTCTGCTACAATGAAGCGATTCCAGCTGCCATGGCTGCTTTGACGGGTAAAGAGATCGTTGTCCCTCCGGAACCCGGACTGATGGGCGCGTTCGGGGTGGCTTTGGAGGTTGAACGAAGAATAGAGAGAGGCCTTCTGCAGGAGTCTCCCTTCGATCTGGAACGGCTGGCCGCGCGGGCGGTGATTCACAAGAAGCCCTTTGTCTGCGGTGGCGGTAAGGAAAAATGCGACCGCCGCTGTGAAATTGCCAGAATCGAAATCGAGGACAAGACCTATCCCTTCGGGGGAGCCTGCAACCGGTACGTTAATCTCATACGGCACGTGGACTTCGACAAGACCACGTTGGACATGGTGGACTACCGCCAAAAGCTGGTTTTTCGAGACCTGGCGGCAGCGAGCCCTGACGACAATAGGCCCACAATCGGAATGAACCGCTCATTCCTAATGAATACGTACTTTCCTTTCTTCAATGCGTTTTTCAAGGAATTGGGCTACAGAGTGGTCCTCCCCGACGAGGTCGATCCCGCGGGCGTGGATCAGCAGGGAGCGGCTTTTTGCTTTCCTGTCGAGATTGCTCACGGATTCATGTCCGATCTTCTCCAGAAGAATCCGGATGTCCTGTTTCTGCCGCACATAAGGGGCGTCCCTACGGACCAGGACAATCACAACACTTGTACTTGCGTGTTCGTGCAAGGTGAGACCTATTACCTTTCCACGACCTTTGACCTCAGCCAGTCGAAAAAGGTAATCAGGCCCTATCTTGACCTGAGTCGAGGATTCGACGGCAAGAAATCGGAGTTCTTCAAGATTGGATCGGAACTGGGAGGTAAGGAACAGGACGGAGCGCGCGCCTTTACCGCGGGCATGGCGGCTCAACGCGCCTATCAAGAAGAGCTTCGCTCGAAGGGTGCGGAAATATTGCTTGAAATTGATAAAGACCCGGACGCGGTCGCTGTGGTGCTCTTCGGCCGCCCGTACAACGCGTTCGCTTCAGAGGCCCACAAGGGAATACCGGGCAAATTCGCTTCAAGAGGCTATCGCGTTATCCCCTTTGACATGCTCCCCTTCGAAGATCAGGAGCTGGATGATGCGGCAACCATGTACTGGTCCATGGGGCGCATGATTCTCAAAGCCGCGAGGTTAGTCCGGAACCATCCTCGGCTGTTCGGAACGTACATCAGCAATTTCTCGTGTGGTCCGGACTCATTTGTTGTGGGCTATTTCCGGGATGAAATGGGACGCAAGCCGTCCTTGACCCTGGAGCTAGACAGTCACACCGCGGACGCAGGCCTTGAAACCCGCATAGAGGCGTTCCTCGACATAGTGAGGCATTATCGAGAGCTTGAGAGCAGGAAACAAATCCAGGCGGTCAAGAAAGACTTCCGAGCCGCTGTAACCGCTATAGTCGAGGGCAAACCTGTCATTGCAACAGCAGACGGTCGAAACCTGCCGCTGTCGGACCCCAATGTGAGGATCGTGCTGCCGGCAATGGGTCGTTTCGCCCATCAGGCCCTTACACACGCGTTTCAGAAAGTCGGAATACGCGCGCATGGGCTGCCTCCGGCTGACGAAGAGGTCTTGAAGATAGGCCGCGGGAATTCCACCTGTAAGGAGTGCCTGCCCCTGCAAACTACTGTCGGTTCCATGTTGAACTACTTTTGGAACGACAGGCCCGAAGGGGAGGTCACCGCTTATTTCATGCCCGGAGCCGGCGGCCCATGCCGCTTCGGACAATACAATGTTTTCAGCAGGAGATTGATAGAGCGCCACCGCATTCCGGACGCCGCAGTGCTCACGCTTAATGCAGCTAACGGCTACATGGGGCTGGGGGATCGCTTCACGCTGCCCGCGTGGCGAGCCATCATCATAGGCGACGTCATGTACGAAACATGGTCAACCCTACGGGCGGCTGCGAAGGATCGGGAATCAGCCATGGAGACCTTCTACAAGGAGTGGGAAGCCCTCGTCGGCGTGATCCATAAGTCCTGGAGGCAAATACGCAAACAAATCCAATCCTCTGCCGAAATACTGGGCCGGATTCCTCTGAAAATGCCGTATGCCGAGATACCCAAAATATCTCTTATCGGTGAGATCTATGTTCGCAACGACCCAATTTCACTGCAAAAACTAGTGGAGAAAATGGCCGACCGCGGATTCATCGTCCGGACGTCTCAGACCAGCGAGTGGATAAAATACGTGGATTGGCTCATCAAACACGGGATCGAAGGAAACCCCGATATCCCATTCTGGATTCGCTATCACGTCAAACGATACTTTGATCGCAAAATCCGCAACCTTTTCGCTCCGTCAGGCCTCTTCTTCCCCGAGGTCCTCCAGGTGGAAGACCTGATCCAAGCCGGGGAGAAGTTTGTGTCTCCGATGCTGACGGGCGAAGCCATTCTGACTGTAGGTGCGGCTCTGCACGAAATCCTTCATCCGGCCTGCGGAATCATATCCATCGGACCGTTTGGCTGTATGCCGACCAGAGTGGCCGAATCAATCCTCTCTGAGAAGTTCACGAAGGGTGAAAAGCTGGAACTGGTGCTTAGCAGAAACGGGCACGACCCGTCAGCCGCTGCTTCTCTACTGAAGAGGACCGATCAAAAGCTGCCTTTCCTGGCCATAGAAACAGACGGGAACGCGTTCCCCCAGATTATCGAGGCGCGGCTGGAAGCGTTTACTCTTCAGGCGCGGCGCCTCCATGAGAAAATGCTGGAAGTCGGGCATTAA